The Rhodopirellula islandica genome segment CTTAATCTTACACGATGAATTCCACGATCGCATCCAACCCCAGCCCTGCACGAACCGTTTCCATGACGTCCTTGCCACCGAAGGTCTTGGCAACGGATTTGGATGGGACTTTCCTGCCTCTCGAAGGGGACGATGCCGCCTTAGTGTCGATGGGACAAATTCGTGAGTTGCTGCAAACCACCGAAATCCCCCTGGTTTTCGTCACCGGGCGACATTTCGATTCCGTGCGAAACGCCATCGGTGAATTCGATTTGCCAAATCCAGATTGGATTTTGTGTGACGTTGGTGTCAGCATCTACCGCCGAGACAGGGAGGGCAACTACGTTCTCCAATCCGCCTACGAAGAGCTCCTCGACGAAGTCCTCGGCAACATTGAGATTGAGAAACATCGGCAAGCGATCGCCGAACTGGACGACTTCACCTTGCAGGAATCGTTCAAACAAGGCCGACACAAATGGAGCTACTACGTCCCGGCTGACCAACTGGACGCTTGCCACCACGCGGTCGAAGCGTATCTCAAATTGCACGAACTCCCCTGCAGCATCGTCAGCAGCATCGACCCGTTCAACAACGATGGCTTGGTCGACGTCTTGCCTCACGGAGCCTCCAAGGCCTTCGCGTTGCAGTGGTGGTGCGAACAAAATGATCTGCAACCAGAGCAGATCGTGTTCTGCGGCGACTCGGGCAACGACACTGCGGCCCTGATCGCTGGCTATCGAGCTGTTGTGGTTGGCAACGCCGACCGCCAGATCGCTCGCCAGATCGCCGACACGCATCACGCCTCGGGCTGGGTGGATCGATTGAAGTTGGCTCGTGGAACCAGCACGTCAGGCGTCTTGGAAGGCGCGCGTTGGTTTGGGCTTTTTGATTCGCCTGCCAAAAACGTTCCGGCGGAACCCAACCCCGACGTGCTGCCCGAATCGATCCCCTGGGGAGCCCGACTGATCGGAGCCAACCGAGCCGAGTTCACTTTGTGGGCTCCCAAGCAAAAACGGGTGGTCCTGGAAGTGCTTCCGAACCAACTGTTCCGAATGCAACGCCAAGACCGAGGCTTTCATCATGCCATCGTCGACGGGGTCACCGATGGCACCCGGTACCAATTCCGATTCGTTCGCGAAGAACACGGCGCGGCGTTCGATGATGGCGCAACCGAACTGACGCCCGATATGCTCTTGCATCCGCTTCCTGATCCGGCGTCCCGCTTCCAACCCGAAGGTGTCCATGGCCCCTCCGCGATTGTTGCCACTCAGTTTCCTTTTCAACCAACAGCCGATCCAGCTGCCGACGAATTGGATGAACTGATCATCTACGAGATGCACCTGGGCACGTTCACCGAGAAAGGGACCTATCTCTCCGCCATCGAACGCTTGGACGAATTGGTCGACCTGGGAATCACAGCGATTGAATTGATGCCGATTGCCGCGTGCGCTGGTCGTTGGAACTGGGGGTACGACGGGACACATTGGTACGCTCCGATGACGGCGTTCGGAACTCCCGATGAGTTTCGACAACTGATCGACGCGGCGCACACCCGCGGGCTGCTGATGATGATCGATGTTGTTTACAACCACTTTGGTCCCGAAGGCAACTACTGGTCTGAGTTTGGACCTTACACGTCTCGCAAACACAACACGGTCTGGGGAGCAGCTCCGAATTTCGATGATCCCAAACGAGGCGACCTTGTTCGTCGATTTGTGATCGACAACGCGATCATGTGGCTCCAAGAATACAACTTGGATGGTCTGCGGGTGGACGCCATTCACTGCATGAAAGACGACTCGGAGAAACACATCACGACTCAGATGAGCGAGGAGATTCGACGCTGGTCCGACCAAGTCGGCCGTCGCGTCTGGCTGATCGCCGAAACCAATGTCTACGATGCCGCAATGGTCAAACCACTCAGCGAAGGCGGCACCGGATTCGATGCGCAGTGGAGCGATGACTACGTCCACAGCATGTTCGCGACCGTTCGGCCGGGCGAACAACTCACCCATCGAACCTACTCGCCAGGCAGCGACTTGGAAAAAACGCTGCGTCGGGGATTCGTGTTCGCCGGTGACGTTCGAGGTGACCGAGGCCGCGAGTCGGCCACCACCTTGGACACCGACGAAATGCTGCCACGCATCGACACTCGGTCGTCCATCGTCTGCATCCAAAACCACGACTTCATCGGCAACCATCCCACCGGCATGCGTTTGCATCAACTGACCTCGCCGGAGACGCAGGCCGCCGCAGTGACGCTGGCGATCCTGATGCCATCGATTCCGATGCTCTTCATGGGAGAAGAATTCGCCTCCCCCAACCCATTTCAGTTCTTTGTTGACTTTGGCGACCCGCGATTGCAACGGGCGGTGGTTCGAGGTCGCAAACGCGATTACCCCCAGCACGATTGGAGCGACGGGGTGCTCCCCACCGACGAAGCAGCGATGCGGTCCTCCGTGATCGGCAGCGTGGAGTCGGGCAGCGAGACGATGCGAAACTGGTACAAGACACTGATCTCGATCCGCAAACGCTTCGTTGAAACCGGGCTCTTGTCACCGGACAACTTTCATGTCGAAGTCAACCGCGAGGTCAACCTGTACTCGCTCAGCTACCAATCCCCGGACGAGGCGTTGCAGGTCATGGTCCGCCTGTCACCTCTGCAGGAAGAAGACGACACGAACGAACCAGCGACCGTCCAACCGTTGCCGACCAAACCGATGGAAGGGTCGCCTGGGTCATGGCGGTTGCTCGCCGACTCAATGGAAGCATTCGGAGAGCCGTTGACCGATGGATTGCTCCCCAACCACGCTCGCATCTGCTTGTTCGAAAGCGAAGAATCGAACACCTAACCTTCGCCGACCTGCCGAAACCGCCCTGTTTACCAACCATGTCTCTGCTTTGGCGTCGTTTCTGTCGCTGCATGGTTTGATTGAACTTGAGGCAAAAATGCGATTTTCCTAAAGTCGCGACTTCAGGACCAAAATCACCCGGATAAAGGAATGTCCGAAGATGACCATTCAATCACACTTGGCGTTGCCCCCAACGTCCTCCCGCACGTTCATTCGTCGAGCCATTGTGCTCACCGCTGCCATCGTGGCGATCCTGGGCGGCGTTTCGACCATGCGAGTCGAAGCGGCGGAAAACTCGGTCGTCGCCGTGGTCAATGCCGACCCGATTTCACGTGATGCGTTGGCCTCCGCCAGCGTGGAGCGGTACGGGACCGATGTTTTGGACAACTTGATCAACCGGCACTTGATCATGCAGGAATGCAACCGCCGTGGACTGGGCGTCACCAATGAAGAGGTTCGCACCGAAATCTTTCGGGTCGCCAAGAAGTTTGGCCTGAATGTCGAAAGCTACCTGCAATTGCTGCAAGAAGAACGCGACATCACACCAGATCAATACAGTCGCGAAATCATTTGGCCCATGCTGGCACTGCGAAAACTGGTGGCCGACGAAGTGGTCGTTTCCCAAGACGAATTCAACCGTGCCTTTGTTTCCCAATATGGCGAAGCGATCAAATGCCGGATGGTGATGGTGCAAGACCAATCGCAAGCCACCCAACTGCATGCTCAAGCCGTCGCCGAACCAAGCAGCTTCGCTCGGCTAGCCAAAGAATTCAGCGAAGACCCCACCAGTGCCAGCGTCGGTGGATTGATTCCACCGATCCGCCGCTACATGGGTGACCAAGCCATTGAAGATGCTGCCTTCGCTTTGGATGTGGCGGAAGTCTCCGATGTGTTGCCAGTCGGCGACCACTGGATGTTCTTGCAAGCCGTTCGCCGGATGCCAGCCAGTCAACCGGCGCCGCAAGCCTTGCCCGCGATCAAAGAACAGATCAACGACCGAATCCGCGACGAAAAGATGAAAACAGCCGCCAGCCAACTGTTCGCCCAACTTCAGGAACAAGCTCAAGTCGTCAAAGTCTTGGGGGACGCCGAAGCATCAGCCAAGTACCCCGGCGTCGCCGCAATCATCAATGGACAACAAGTTTCGATCGCCAACGTGGCAGCCGAGTGCATCAAGCGTCATGGCGAAAGCGTCTTGGAAGGCGAAATCAATCGCAAGTTGCTGACTCAAGCCCTCGCGAAATCGGGCAAGAAGATCAGCAATGAGGACTTGAAACGCGAGATCGAACGAGCCGCGATCAGCTTTGGCTACATGAACGCAAACGGATCTGCGGACATCGAAGGCTGGTTCGCTGCCGTCCTCGAAGGTGGCCCCGGCACCCGTGAGGTTTACATCGAAGACGTGGTCTGGCCGAGCGTCGCACTCAAGAAGTTGGTCGAAGACGAAACGAACCTGACCCAAGAAGACCTGCAACAAGGCTTCGAATCGCACTACGGACCTCGTGCCGAAGTTCTGGCGTGCGTGTTGTCCGACCAACGCAGCGCTCAAAAGGTCTGGGAGATGGCTCGCGACAACCCGACGGACCAATTCTTCGGCCAGCTCGC includes the following:
- a CDS encoding HAD-IIB family hydrolase, yielding MNSTIASNPSPARTVSMTSLPPKVLATDLDGTFLPLEGDDAALVSMGQIRELLQTTEIPLVFVTGRHFDSVRNAIGEFDLPNPDWILCDVGVSIYRRDREGNYVLQSAYEELLDEVLGNIEIEKHRQAIAELDDFTLQESFKQGRHKWSYYVPADQLDACHHAVEAYLKLHELPCSIVSSIDPFNNDGLVDVLPHGASKAFALQWWCEQNDLQPEQIVFCGDSGNDTAALIAGYRAVVVGNADRQIARQIADTHHASGWVDRLKLARGTSTSGVLEGARWFGLFDSPAKNVPAEPNPDVLPESIPWGARLIGANRAEFTLWAPKQKRVVLEVLPNQLFRMQRQDRGFHHAIVDGVTDGTRYQFRFVREEHGAAFDDGATELTPDMLLHPLPDPASRFQPEGVHGPSAIVATQFPFQPTADPAADELDELIIYEMHLGTFTEKGTYLSAIERLDELVDLGITAIELMPIAACAGRWNWGYDGTHWYAPMTAFGTPDEFRQLIDAAHTRGLLMMIDVVYNHFGPEGNYWSEFGPYTSRKHNTVWGAAPNFDDPKRGDLVRRFVIDNAIMWLQEYNLDGLRVDAIHCMKDDSEKHITTQMSEEIRRWSDQVGRRVWLIAETNVYDAAMVKPLSEGGTGFDAQWSDDYVHSMFATVRPGEQLTHRTYSPGSDLEKTLRRGFVFAGDVRGDRGRESATTLDTDEMLPRIDTRSSIVCIQNHDFIGNHPTGMRLHQLTSPETQAAAVTLAILMPSIPMLFMGEEFASPNPFQFFVDFGDPRLQRAVVRGRKRDYPQHDWSDGVLPTDEAAMRSSVIGSVESGSETMRNWYKTLISIRKRFVETGLLSPDNFHVEVNREVNLYSLSYQSPDEALQVMVRLSPLQEEDDTNEPATVQPLPTKPMEGSPGSWRLLADSMEAFGEPLTDGLLPNHARICLFESEESNT
- a CDS encoding peptidylprolyl isomerase, whose amino-acid sequence is MTIQSHLALPPTSSRTFIRRAIVLTAAIVAILGGVSTMRVEAAENSVVAVVNADPISRDALASASVERYGTDVLDNLINRHLIMQECNRRGLGVTNEEVRTEIFRVAKKFGLNVESYLQLLQEERDITPDQYSREIIWPMLALRKLVADEVVVSQDEFNRAFVSQYGEAIKCRMVMVQDQSQATQLHAQAVAEPSSFARLAKEFSEDPTSASVGGLIPPIRRYMGDQAIEDAAFALDVAEVSDVLPVGDHWMFLQAVRRMPASQPAPQALPAIKEQINDRIRDEKMKTAASQLFAQLQEQAQVVKVLGDAEASAKYPGVAAIINGQQVSIANVAAECIKRHGESVLEGEINRKLLTQALAKSGKKISNEDLKREIERAAISFGYMNANGSADIEGWFAAVLEGGPGTREVYIEDVVWPSVALKKLVEDETNLTQEDLQQGFESHYGPRAEVLACVLSDQRSAQKVWEMARDNPTDQFFGQLANQYSIEPVSSSNFGKVPPIRKHGGQPSVEKEVFQMKPGDLSGIIATGDKYIILRCQGFTEPVVSDFSAVQEELRSVLIEKKMNVAMGMKYDQLKQTAEIDNFFVAAKEIPRVAAESNGTR